The DNA window CACTACCAATCTGGTCTACAGCTTCTTTTGATCGACTGCGCGACGCCGGGCATCGGCGCCGCCGGACAGCAAAAGGCCGGAACGCTTTCGCGTCCCGGCCTTTTGCTTGTGAAGCCGCCTCGCCCGATCAGGCCGTGACCGCAGCCACCGCCGCGGCGACACGATCCAGGTTGTTCTGGTTCAGCGCCGCCACGCAGATACGGCCGGTACCGATCGCATAGATCGCGTATTCCTCACGCAGGCGGTCCACCTGGGCCTTGCTCAGACCGGAGTAGGAGAACATGCCGGCCTGCTCGCGGATAAAGCCGAATTCACGACCGTGGGCGGCCAGACGTTCGACCAGACCGTCACGCAGGGCATGAATACGGGTCCGCATCGCACCCAGCTCGGCTTCCCAGCGCCCACGCAGCTCATCACTGCCCAGCACCCCGGCAACCAGCGAACCGCCATGCGTGGAGGGGCTGGAATAGTTCGCGCGAATGACCCGCTTGACCATCGACTGTACCCGCACGGCTTCTTCCTTCGAAGCACCGACGACAGACAGTGCACCGACGCGCTCGCCGTACAGCGAGAACGACTTCGAGTACGAGCTGGCGACCACAAAGGCCTCGATGCCCGAATCGGCAAACAGACGGATCGCCTGCGCATCGGCATCGGTGCCCTGGTCAAAGCCTTGGTAGGCGATGTCGATAAAGGGCAGCAGCTGCCGCTCCTTGACCAGTTCCACCACCTGCTTCCACTGTGCGGTGTCCAGATCGACGCCGGTGGGATTGTGGCAGCAGGCATGCAGCAGCACCACGGTGCCGCTTTCCAGCTTGCCCAGATCTTCCAGCAGACCAGCGAAATCCAGGCCATGAGTCGCCGGGTCGTAATAACGATAGTCCTCGACCTCGAAACCGGCGCTGGCAAATACCACGCGATGGTTTTCCCAACTGGGATTGCTGATCGCGATCTTCGCCTTGGGCAGCACCCGCTTCAGCAGATCGGCACCCACGCGCAACGCACCGCTGCCGCCGATGGTCTGGGAAGTGGCGACCCGGCCGGCTTCCA is part of the Frateuria aurantia DSM 6220 genome and encodes:
- a CDS encoding aromatic amino acid transaminase → MSLFRSVEMAPGDPILGLTEAYVADTRAEKVNLGVGIYYDEQGRIPLLDTVREVEQSLAAKGLPRGYIPIDGLPAYTKATQRLLFGADSSLLEAGRVATSQTIGGSGALRVGADLLKRVLPKAKIAISNPSWENHRVVFASAGFEVEDYRYYDPATHGLDFAGLLEDLGKLESGTVVLLHACCHNPTGVDLDTAQWKQVVELVKERQLLPFIDIAYQGFDQGTDADAQAIRLFADSGIEAFVVASSYSKSFSLYGERVGALSVVGASKEEAVRVQSMVKRVIRANYSSPSTHGGSLVAGVLGSDELRGRWEAELGAMRTRIHALRDGLVERLAAHGREFGFIREQAGMFSYSGLSKAQVDRLREEYAIYAIGTGRICVAALNQNNLDRVAAAVAAVTA